One Tursiops truncatus isolate mTurTru1 chromosome 3, mTurTru1.mat.Y, whole genome shotgun sequence DNA segment encodes these proteins:
- the ZNF414 gene encoding zinc finger protein 414 isoform X2 gives MPSGLGGVEFPWLAQADPGPRGVLPTSSFHQEEETSGPSPDMPGTAEPSSSETDKEVSPVVAAVATSSSMGEEPGSDQAATPPVWERGGLGGTQQGASPAPDSGHAGPGPGLGLTSTVSGTSEDLRPPRRRPPPGKQIPCSSPGCCLSFPSVRDLAQHLRTHCPPTQSLEGKLFRCSALSCTETFPNMQELVAHGKLHYKPNRYFKCENCLLRFRTHRSLFKHLHVCAEHAQSPAPPPPPALDKEPPAPERPPESDPALAPGLQFPLLEPFTTPAPAPTGPFLPYLNPAPFGLSPPRPRPFLAAAPGPPASSAAVWKKSQGAGGSPRRPQGGSDTPSGHAAPSRIVWEHTRGRYSCMQCAFSTASRPAMTLHLEDHRPIAPAAPAPGQPRPDAPADPAPLAPKVSPLLSEGECPVFSPL, from the exons ATGCCCAGTGGTCTTGGCGGGGTGGAGTTCCCCTGGCTGGCCCAGGCAGACCCTGGGCCCAGAGGGGTTCTCCCCACCTCTTCCTTCCACCAGGAGGAGGAAACCTCGGGTCCCAGCCCGGACATGCCGGGCACTGCAGAGCCCAGCTCCAGTGAGACCGACAAGGAGGTGTCCCCAGTTGTGGCTGCTGTAGCCACTTCCTCTTCCATGGGGGAGGAGCCAGGCTCTGACCAGGCAGCCACACCCCCAGTGTGGGAACGTGGAGGGCTTGGAGGGACCCAGCAGggtgcctccccagccccagacagTGGCCATGCTGGCCCTGGACCCGGCCTTGGCCTGACCAGCACTGTCTCCGGAACCAGTGAGGACCTGCGGCCTCCCAGACGACGCCCACCACCAG GGAAGCAGATACCCTGCTCCAGCCCTGgctgctgcctcagtttccccagcgtTCGAGACCTGGCACAGCATCTGCGTACCCACTGCCCACCCACACAGTCCCTGGAAG GCAAGCTCTTCCGCTGTTCCGCCCTGAGCTGCACCGAGACTTTCCCCAACATGCAGGAACTGGTGGCACACGGCAAGCTGCACTACAAACCCAATCGCTACTTCAA GTGTGAGAACTGCCTCCTGCGCTTCCGCACGCACCGCTCCCTCTTCAAGCACCTGCATGTTTGCGCCGAGCATGCGCAGAGCCCAGCCCCGCCGCCACCCCCCGCCCTCGACAAGGAGCCACCAGCGCCCGAGCGCCCCCCGGAGTCCGACCCTGCGTTGGCGCCTGGGCTACAGTTCCCGCTGCTCGAGCCGTTCAcgacccctgcccctgcccccaccgGGCCCTTCCTGCCGTACTTGAACCCCGCGCCTTTTGGCCTAAGCCCACCACGCCCGCGCCCCTTTCTGGCCGCCGCTCCCGGGCCGCCCGCCTCCAGCGCCGCAGTCTGGAAAAAGAGCCAAG GTGCCGGCGGCAGCCCGCGAAGACCCCAGGGCGGCTCCGATACGCCCTCAG GGCACGCGGCCCCGAGCCGCATCGTGTGGGAGCACACGCGCGGCCGCTACTCGTGCATGCAGTGCGCCTTCTCCACGGCCTCGCGGCCCGCCATGACCCTACACCTGGAGGACCACCGCCCCATCGCCCCTGCGGCCCCGGCGCCCGGGCAGCCGCGCCCCGACGCGCCGGCGG ACCCGGCCCCGCTGGCACCCAAGGTGTCGCCGCTGCTGTCAGAGGGGGAGTGTCCGGTTTTCTCGCCGCTCTGA
- the ZNF414 gene encoding zinc finger protein 414 isoform X1 — MPSGLGGVEFPWLAQADPGPRGVLPTSSFHQEEETSGPSPDMPGTAEPSSSETDKEVSPVVAAVATSSSMGEEPGSDQAATPPVWERGGLGGTQQGASPAPDSGHAGPGPGLGLTSTVSGTSEDLRPPRRRPPPGKQIPCSSPGCCLSFPSVRDLAQHLRTHCPPTQSLEGKLFRCSALSCTETFPNMQELVAHGKLHYKPNRYFKCENCLLRFRTHRSLFKHLHVCAEHAQSPAPPPPPALDKEPPAPERPPESDPALAPGLQFPLLEPFTTPAPAPTGPFLPYLNPAPFGLSPPRPRPFLAAAPGPPASSAAVWKKSQGAGGSPRRPQGGSDTPSGHAAPSRIVWEHTRGRYSCMQCAFSTASRPAMTLHLEDHRPIAPAAPAPGQPRPDAPAGSATSQSVRTFPERPRYLGPGPRIRPAEGAQECRSEGRMNEGPARPSRHPPYTAAAEWAGWPETAGSR; from the exons ATGCCCAGTGGTCTTGGCGGGGTGGAGTTCCCCTGGCTGGCCCAGGCAGACCCTGGGCCCAGAGGGGTTCTCCCCACCTCTTCCTTCCACCAGGAGGAGGAAACCTCGGGTCCCAGCCCGGACATGCCGGGCACTGCAGAGCCCAGCTCCAGTGAGACCGACAAGGAGGTGTCCCCAGTTGTGGCTGCTGTAGCCACTTCCTCTTCCATGGGGGAGGAGCCAGGCTCTGACCAGGCAGCCACACCCCCAGTGTGGGAACGTGGAGGGCTTGGAGGGACCCAGCAGggtgcctccccagccccagacagTGGCCATGCTGGCCCTGGACCCGGCCTTGGCCTGACCAGCACTGTCTCCGGAACCAGTGAGGACCTGCGGCCTCCCAGACGACGCCCACCACCAG GGAAGCAGATACCCTGCTCCAGCCCTGgctgctgcctcagtttccccagcgtTCGAGACCTGGCACAGCATCTGCGTACCCACTGCCCACCCACACAGTCCCTGGAAG GCAAGCTCTTCCGCTGTTCCGCCCTGAGCTGCACCGAGACTTTCCCCAACATGCAGGAACTGGTGGCACACGGCAAGCTGCACTACAAACCCAATCGCTACTTCAA GTGTGAGAACTGCCTCCTGCGCTTCCGCACGCACCGCTCCCTCTTCAAGCACCTGCATGTTTGCGCCGAGCATGCGCAGAGCCCAGCCCCGCCGCCACCCCCCGCCCTCGACAAGGAGCCACCAGCGCCCGAGCGCCCCCCGGAGTCCGACCCTGCGTTGGCGCCTGGGCTACAGTTCCCGCTGCTCGAGCCGTTCAcgacccctgcccctgcccccaccgGGCCCTTCCTGCCGTACTTGAACCCCGCGCCTTTTGGCCTAAGCCCACCACGCCCGCGCCCCTTTCTGGCCGCCGCTCCCGGGCCGCCCGCCTCCAGCGCCGCAGTCTGGAAAAAGAGCCAAG GTGCCGGCGGCAGCCCGCGAAGACCCCAGGGCGGCTCCGATACGCCCTCAG GGCACGCGGCCCCGAGCCGCATCGTGTGGGAGCACACGCGCGGCCGCTACTCGTGCATGCAGTGCGCCTTCTCCACGGCCTCGCGGCCCGCCATGACCCTACACCTGGAGGACCACCGCCCCATCGCCCCTGCGGCCCCGGCGCCCGGGCAGCCGCGCCCCGACGCGCCGGCGG GCAGTGCCACTTCGCAGTCTGTCAGGACCTTCCCAGAGAGACCCAGGTATCTTGGTCCAG GGCCCCGGATCCGCCCGGCAGAGGGCGCCCAAGAGTGTCGGTCTGAAGGGAGAATGAATGAGGGGCCGGCGCGTCCAAGCAGGCACCCACCTTACACAGCCGCCGCAGAGTGGGCAGGTTGGCCTGAGACTGCAGGCTCACGTTGA
- the ZNF414 gene encoding zinc finger protein 414 isoform X3, whose product MPSGLGGVEFPWLAQADPGPRGVLPTSSFHQEEETSGPSPDMPGTAEPSSSETDKEVSPVVAAVATSSSMGEEPGSDQAATPPVWERGGLGGTQQGASPAPDSGHAGPGPGLGLTSTVSGTSEDLRPPRRRPPPGKQIPCSSPGCCLSFPSVRDLAQHLRTHCPPTQSLEGKLFRCSALSCTETFPNMQELVAHGKLHYKPNRYFKCENCLLRFRTHRSLFKHLHVCAEHAQSPAPPPPPALDKEPPAPERPPESDPALAPGLQFPLLEPFTTPAPAPTGPFLPYLNPAPFGLSPPRPRPFLAAAPGPPASSAAVWKKSQGAGGSPRRPQGGSDTPSGHAAPSRIVWEHTRGRYSCMQCAFSTASRPAMTLHLEDHRPIAPAAPAPGQPRPDAPAETI is encoded by the exons ATGCCCAGTGGTCTTGGCGGGGTGGAGTTCCCCTGGCTGGCCCAGGCAGACCCTGGGCCCAGAGGGGTTCTCCCCACCTCTTCCTTCCACCAGGAGGAGGAAACCTCGGGTCCCAGCCCGGACATGCCGGGCACTGCAGAGCCCAGCTCCAGTGAGACCGACAAGGAGGTGTCCCCAGTTGTGGCTGCTGTAGCCACTTCCTCTTCCATGGGGGAGGAGCCAGGCTCTGACCAGGCAGCCACACCCCCAGTGTGGGAACGTGGAGGGCTTGGAGGGACCCAGCAGggtgcctccccagccccagacagTGGCCATGCTGGCCCTGGACCCGGCCTTGGCCTGACCAGCACTGTCTCCGGAACCAGTGAGGACCTGCGGCCTCCCAGACGACGCCCACCACCAG GGAAGCAGATACCCTGCTCCAGCCCTGgctgctgcctcagtttccccagcgtTCGAGACCTGGCACAGCATCTGCGTACCCACTGCCCACCCACACAGTCCCTGGAAG GCAAGCTCTTCCGCTGTTCCGCCCTGAGCTGCACCGAGACTTTCCCCAACATGCAGGAACTGGTGGCACACGGCAAGCTGCACTACAAACCCAATCGCTACTTCAA GTGTGAGAACTGCCTCCTGCGCTTCCGCACGCACCGCTCCCTCTTCAAGCACCTGCATGTTTGCGCCGAGCATGCGCAGAGCCCAGCCCCGCCGCCACCCCCCGCCCTCGACAAGGAGCCACCAGCGCCCGAGCGCCCCCCGGAGTCCGACCCTGCGTTGGCGCCTGGGCTACAGTTCCCGCTGCTCGAGCCGTTCAcgacccctgcccctgcccccaccgGGCCCTTCCTGCCGTACTTGAACCCCGCGCCTTTTGGCCTAAGCCCACCACGCCCGCGCCCCTTTCTGGCCGCCGCTCCCGGGCCGCCCGCCTCCAGCGCCGCAGTCTGGAAAAAGAGCCAAG GTGCCGGCGGCAGCCCGCGAAGACCCCAGGGCGGCTCCGATACGCCCTCAG GGCACGCGGCCCCGAGCCGCATCGTGTGGGAGCACACGCGCGGCCGCTACTCGTGCATGCAGTGCGCCTTCTCCACGGCCTCGCGGCCCGCCATGACCCTACACCTGGAGGACCACCGCCCCATCGCCCCTGCGGCCCCGGCGCCCGGGCAGCCGCGCCCCGACGCGCCGGCGG AAACCATATGA